The Lutzomyia longipalpis isolate SR_M1_2022 chromosome 2, ASM2433408v1 DNA window ttctgggtttttttttcttacccttATCATCATACGTTTATTTCACGTTTCTCTTAAGGACATTACTTGACTTTTCTAGACagtattttaaattcagaCATTACGGGAATTTCAGAGAAACATtgagcaaaattatttttttttaaatctctaaaaatcaatcaaattaattcagaCTAAACTTTTTCAAAGTATACCAATTCAACCCAACTCTCccctaattgaatttctctctcaatatTTTAGTCTCATCATTTTCCTGTCGAGGTATTCCTTGTCATCGTCATTCTATGAGCTAAATTTAATGACGAACCCAAAAAGAATtctcacagctaaaaatcaaCTTTCCAACGAAATCTTTTAACTCTTTACAATTTAGCTCACAGCAACAGTATAATGTTGATTGACTGGCATACTCTTCACTCTTAAACTAACACAGTCCCCCTTCTCCCTTCCTCTGCATTGAATATGCAAATAAGCACGTGGATACTTTAGCTATCATCTTCTTTGTAGCTCTTCTGTGAAGCGTGAGATGCTAATTATTTGCAAGCTCTGTTTTTTTCGTCTTCGTGTGATTTATAGAGTGAATAAAGGAGGTTTAAAAAGCACATATTATTTGCCAAGTTGGGGCGCTTTTCTTGCATAAAAACCAAATTATtgtataatttgaaaatatatttttagcacAAAACAGGGAGAAGGAAAACTCATTGAAATGTTCATTGATAATTTGCATGAGAACTCTGAGTGAGATGAGAGATGTTTGTTGACTCGTGTACGTTCTTGCATAACAAATTGTTGAGAGTTGGTAtatttttaatccattttttgttcttttaaaatggGAAGCTTGTTACGTAGTAGAAATAACTTgagaatttcttatcaataactttcaatttcaatttagtttgaatttttgctccaattgaaagtcaatcataacgcgtccagttataagagttggtgtcccacaacgtgtagaagtttgtttatgcgttgaaatactatttgtgagcaatattagtaggcaaagttgatttttttttgtgaaattcagcaatttgatgcataaaaatggtcatatctctagttATATAACacttacagaaatttcgtgactagttttggaaaggtcttgaaataagctattatttgatatatatctcaatgatttacaaggtcacctctagaacacaaaatggaggatttttgtttcacaaaaagagtttttcgtatttttcgtcctgaaggaatggttctagaggtttttgatgttctagaaagttgtagataattgcaaaacctttaatttgatactaagttgagtcaaatcagacaagcggttcaaaagatatggctcttagaacttttcaaattcaagaatttttcaaatggccatatcttctaaacggcgacatagattttcttcattttcggactggtgatagatattgagtcaggtcataacatatcaaaatttaaaggaaatctataacagatgttcggagatattgccccttaaagttaggcaatttttgtttttgattttagcgcctcttgcggacatttttggaacttggaatgttctagacagttgtagggcttctcaatacctttcatttgataccaagatggtcaaaatcggtcaagccgttctcaagttatattgaaaaaacactttttgctttaggccgctatatttgctaaaccgcttgaccgattttcaagtatgatttgttgatgaaaacatctcactgagcactacaacatactaaaatttcagacctctaactataagggaagtggttgacggtatttcaaaatggcggacggcggccatcttggattttgaaaatgcaaaaaaatgaaattttacacccacatttctatagtaaacttcaaacccgaagtctctatctattaccgttctcgagctataaggcaaagtttggcgcaccggccggcaggccggccggatcaaaaattttccaccaccattttcgtactgtgggatgtctaaaacgtgctcataccaagtttgagcccgatctgagatggtcggtttttccgacgattacaatacttggtgttggccacgaagtggaacaccaactaatagaaTCTTGTTggaattataaattgaatagACAGAAGCAACGCGCAGCTAAATTTAATGAGGATGTTTATATGGCTAGTTTGTTGAATTGTTAGCATTTCTGTCTGCCTTGTTGTCTTCTTGACAAaaataaagactttttttttggctactaACGGCGCTGCTATAGCGCTAAAAAGCAATAGACCGTGTTATTTCTTCTAATTAGCACCCTGTGTTTCAATcaaatctttttattctctctctcgctctcttccTTTCTCGTTaaacaagagaaaataattagttGTTTTCCCCcctaaaagaaaacaaaaaaaagaaaagaaaaaaagaaaatactcacACATTCGTGTGGAGAACAAAGTCCCCGGTGGAGTAAGCAAGAGCAAAGTTGTTGGCAGTGAGACGACTCTTTTGGGTGTCAAAGCTACTCTGGTAGCCAGCCAACCATCCTTGGTAGCCAAAGACAAGGGCAGCATTGACAAGTGGACCCGCGAGGTCAACATTCACGTCCGAATTGAGATGGACGTAGTCGTGACAGTAGGCCGCCTTCACGCGTGCCGTCTTATTGCTGCGAAagagaaaagcaattttagtACCTCCCCTGCGCAATGTAGCCCCCGTGGTGGCCCTTTTAAATCTATAGTACCCAGATTGGGGTGCAAAGGAGCAATCCAGCGTCAATTTCAACCCCTCAAGCAGCTTATCCTGCAACGTAACCTCCGTAAGGAGCGTATTGTCCGTATTCCAGTTCTCCGTGAATGTCAACCCGTACTCCTTAAGCTTGTACTTGGTCTCCAACGAGGCGAACACCTTGCCGGAATCCTGATTGGAGTTACCGCTCGTGGAGAATTCCACACCGGAATTAGTCTTTGTCTTCACATCGAGCTTCCACAGACCAAAGTGGTAGCCTTTGTTGAAGATATCGCGAGCCTGCTTTCCCAAATCCGAATATTGTGGGGGTGCCATCTCTGcaacaaaaacaaataaaaatttcaggactgtcctcaaaaaaaaaaccttccaaAGATCCGATAAGAAATCTCTCGTGATTTCTATttggtaaatatttaaattatcttgCTTTTTTGTTAACCCTTCATTACACAACAATGTTAGGTTTGAGACAATATTTCAAGGCAATTTTAATGAGTTAAGTGCTAAAAAGAACATCAAGTAGGTtgtaaaaatgtactggtaagctgaccaagcttacgagagctgtgtttctttcagtgtaccaatatTGTGAGAGTAAACTAGTgtgcgaattaatttaaatacgcgcaaagtcggaaaatgtagaaaagtcataccctaagaaatctttagaaggccatatctcgagaacggatccatagattttcgtaaatttttttttgtttgaaaagtcttgaagtcagctataaaatatcgaaaaatgagaaaaatttatgtcgccattttcgaaaaattcgagttcgatattttcgaaaactttgttttcgattttagcacctcttgcggtcatttctcgaagttgcaatgttctagacatttgtagggtttcacgaaacctttcatttgcacttgagttgatcgaaatcggacttgtagaacccgagatattacatgctaactttggaaggctatatctcgagaacggcgacatagattttcttcatttttggcatgaagctagataatatagtcagctataacatatcaaaaaatgaagcaaatcgataatggcgttttcgagatattcatcgaaaactcatcgaaaattttgtttttgatttttggccccctagcggtcacttttgaaacttcggatgttctagagagttgtagggtttgttgagagctttcatttgaccccgggttgatcaaaatcggtcaagccgttttcgagttatggtcgattttcgatgaaaaattgtggcggccatattgactaaacggcttgaccgattttcgaaaatgaggtatcgttggaaaggtattgatgtcccctacaacatataaaaatttcagatttttagctattaccggggctgagatatagcgaaaacaaaattttgaggttattcaaaatggcggacggaggggtggggggtaaaatttgacgtcataatcggacgtcttccagtcgacttttaaactttgccgtttaccgcaagtctctatctattaccgttctcttgcaatttaaggttgaaccacggcggacg harbors:
- the LOC129790357 gene encoding voltage-dependent anion-selective channel-like; translation: MAPPQYSDLGKQARDIFNKGYHFGLWKLDVKTKTNSGVEFSTSGNSNQDSGKVFASLETKYKLKEYGLTFTENWNTDNTLLTEVTLQDKLLEGLKLTLDCSFAPQSGNKTARVKAAYCHDYVHLNSDVNVDLAGPLVNAALVFGYQGWLAGYQSSFDTQKSRLTANNFALAYSTGDFVLHTNVNDGQEFGGSVYQKVNDKLDAAVQLSWSSGSNATKFGIGAKYNLDKDAAVRAKVNNSSQIGLGYQQKLRDGITLTLSTLIDGKNFNAGGHKVGLALELEA